In Mucilaginibacter auburnensis, the genomic stretch ATTTTATCAGCAGGCGCGTCCATCAATTCAAGGGTGGCGCGTATGGCATCATCCATATACATCATGGGTAAAGCGGTTCCGGCAGAGAGGAAACTCTCATATTTATTATTCGCCAGCGCTTCGTGAAAAATGTTCACGGCATAGTCTGTAGTGCCTCCTCCCGGATCGCTTTTCCAACCTATCAAACCCGGATAACGCAGACTGCGTACATCTAAACCATGTTTAATAAAGTAGTATTCGCACCAGCGCTCGCCCGCCAGTTTGCTAAAGCCATAAACCGTGTTAGGGTCCATTGTGCAATATTGTGGTGTATTGTCGCGTGGTGAATTCGGACCGAAAACCGCTATGGAGCTCGGCCAGAATACTTTTTGTGTTTTATATTTTACAGCGAGGTCAAGCACATTCAATAGGCCGTTCATATTGAGGTCCCAGGCCATTTGCGGGTGCTTTTCGCCGGTGGCCGATAAAATGGCCGCTAACAGATAGACCTGTGTAGGCTGATATTTTTCAAAAATGTTTTCGAGTAAAACCTTGTCGAGCACGTTAACCAGCTCAAAGTGTTCTTCTGTTATAAGGGGATGCTTTGACGGATGGATATCAGAGGCAATAACGGCTTCAGCACCGTATTTGCCGCGAAGATTAAGCACCAGTTCTGTCCCTATCTGGCCATTGGCACCAATTACCAATATTTTTTCGCTCATAGTTAATGGAATTGCTGTAAAGGTAGCAATTTGAACTTAAATGCATGTATTGGCTGTAGCCAACAGCAAAATATGAACCGCCATTTACAATAAATTGTAAGGCATACAATAAAAAACACGATATTTGAAATTGATAATAAATTATTAATTAACAATTTAAAAACAATGAAGATCGCAGTTGTAGGTGCCACAGGTTTGGTGGGCACTAAAATGTTGCAGGTTCTTGAAGAACGCAACTTCCCGGTAACAGAATTAATTCCCGTTGCTTCTGAAAAGAGTGTTGGTAAAGAGATCACTTTTAAGGGTAAGCAATACAAGATTGTTTCTGCCGAGGATGCGATAAAGCAGAAGCCAGAGATTGCATTATTCTCAGCAGGTGGAAGCACTTCATTGGCTCAGGCTCCGCTGTTTGCCGAAGCCGGTATTACCGTTATTGATAACTCATCTGCATGGCGCATGGATCCAACCAAAAAGCTGGTTGTGCCGGAAGTTAACGCAAATGTGTTAACCCCTGAGGATAAAATTATAGCTAACCCCAACTGCTCAACCATACAAATGGTGGTAGCTTTAAAACCACTGCACGATAAATACAAAATTAAGCGTGTTGTGGTATCAACTTACCAATCAGTAACCGGTACCGGTGTTAAAGCGGTTGACCAGTTAATGAATGAGCGTAACGGCGTTGATGGCCCTATGGCTTATCCGTACAAAATTGACTTAAACGTTTTGCCTCATATTGATGTGTTTACTGAAAACGGTTACACCAAAGAGGAAATGAAAATGGTTAAAGAGACCAACAAAATTATGGGCGACGACAGCATCCGCGTAACTGCAACTACTGTTCGTATCCCGGTAATGGGTGGTCACTCGGAATCAGTAAATATTGAGTTTGAGAACGATTTTGATCTGGCTCAGGTTCGCGAAATTTTAAGCAACGCTCCGGGCGTTGTAGTTACTGATGATGTTGCTAACCTGAAATACCCAATGCCGCTTGACGCCCATGATAAAGACGAAGTGTTTGTTGGCCGTATCCGCCGTGATGAGAGCCAGCCCAATACTTTAAACTGCTGGATCGTTTCCGACAACCTTCGCAAAGGTGCAGCTACAAATGCCGTACAAATTGCAGAGTACTTAGTTGCTAAAAACTTAGTGGGACAAGCTGTAGAAGCGTAGTTCGGTGAGTAGTGATTAGAGAACAGTGATTAGTTCTCTTGATTATAAGAAAAAAGGGATGACTGTTTGGTCATCCCTTTCTTTTTATAGGGCCGTTATTCCGATAATTTATAATTATTACTTTATCTCTACCTTCCAATGCTCAGCAATGGCTTTTAGCTCGGCTTTGGTTAAGTAAGTTACCGCGCCGTGTTTAGGGCTGGTAAAGTTAGTGGTTTTCATTACGCCTTCGTTAAAGTGGCCAAGGTCTGTAAAGTTTACAAAGTCGGTTGTTTCGCTAAAGCCCATATTACTGGGGCGTAAGCCGTAAACATCATACATCAACACATATTTGTCTGTACCCAGGCGCTTAAATAAGTTAGGCGCTTCAGTTGATACCTTTTCAGGGTCAATGCGTTTCTCTCTAACCGCCGGGAAGCCGCTGTTGATCTTATCAGATACCGAATGCCATATTTTGGCATCGCCTACGTAAAACATCTGGTACTTGTTACCTACTTTGGTTATATCGGCATCAATACCACCAATCTCGGTAACACGTTGCGGAACGCCTTCCAGTTTAGTGAAATCATCGTTAGCATAGGCCCAGTAAATGCCGGCGTTTTTATTATTGTAACGGATGGTAAAGTATACCATCATTTTCTTTTTATCAGCATCATAAATGGTTTCGGGTGCCCATGAGCAATCAATGTCGCCCAATTCAGGGAAGGCCAGGTCTGTTCTGAAATCAGAATGCGTCCAGTGGATAAGGTCATATGATTTCATCAACACAAGGGCGCGGTTATTTCCCCATCCGTACTTCTCCTGAGGGCGCTCCCACTCGGTGTCTCTAAAGCCCGCGCGTTTGCCTGCAATGTGCAGGTCGGTCATGGCCAGATAAAAAGCACCGTCTGGTCCGCGGGCAATGTGCGGATCGCGTACGCCTTTTTGTTCGGCCAACTGAGAGCCTATAAAAATAGGCTGACCGCCGTTCAAATCAGTAAAAGTATAACCATCGGCACTGGCGGCCAGATAGGCAGAGTGCGTTTGATCTTTGAAATAAACCAACAGGTAGCCACTCAGGTCTTTCTCGTTAAACTTAGCTTTAGGCTTGGTTAGTTTTTTTACGATCTCAATACCGGTTGGTGCCGGAGTAGCCTGAGCGGGTGCCTGTGCAAATGTTTGAGCAGATGCGCATAGGGCAAATACGCCGCATAACGCAGCAATAATTTTTAGTTTCATTTGGTTAACAGCTTTCATTAAAATAAAAGTGGGGATAATTTTAGTTATCCCCACCTTATTATTTGTAATAATTATGTTCGGCTTATTTAAACAGCAATGGACCCATTTGGTACAAGCTGCGGCGCCATGTTTGAAACTCGTGAGCAGTTTCAGGTGATACATAAGTAGTTGCAGCGTAACCGGCTGCTTTTAAGTCAGCCTCAACTTTTGGAAGACCTTTAGCGCCTGCTTCTTCTTTGCTACCGTAGCTAATAAAGATGTGTTTTGGTTTTTCTTTGCCTTGCAGATCAGCAGGAGTGTAGTTACCACCGCTCAATAAGCCCCAGTATGCAAAAACATCTGGTCTGGCCATAGTGATGAATTTTGTTTCCATACCACCCATTGATAAGCCTGCCATTGCGCGGCCATCTCTTTTAGCGATAGTACGGTAATGAGCGTCAACGTACGGGATCAATTCATCAAGTAAAACTTCCTGGAATGCACCGGCACCTGTAACTTCTCCTTTGGTAAGGCCATTAGCTACGGTACCTGCCATTGTCATTGGGTTTCCGGCCGGACGTGGTGCAGCAGCAGGAGCAGCAGCGCCAGCGGCAGGAGCGCCACCCGGAGGAGGACCTGCAGGACGACGGGCACCACCCGGAGCACCGCCGGTATTGGTCATGCCGTAAGCCATAACTACGATGAATGGTTTTACTCGGCCTTCAGCTATCATGTTGTCCATAATGATACCGGCTTTGCCTTGAATACCCCATGAGGTTTCATTCTCACCCCAACCGTGCTGTAAGTATAATACAGGGTATTTGGTTGAGCCTTTTTCGTAACCCGGAGGTAAGTACACAACAGCCTGACGCGCACCAAAAGTTGAGCTTTTTGATGGGAAGGTAACTGTTGTCAGTGTACCATGCGGAACGTTCTTTAACGCGTAAAAATCCTGATCTTTAGCAGGGATTTCTATACCGCTTTCCCAGCGCTGAGAACCGTAAAAGAATCCGGTACCGGGATCGTTAAACGTAGCTCCGTCAATTTTAACATTGTAGTAGTGGAAGCCTTCATCTAAAACAGAGCTGGTTCCGGTAAAATAGCCATCAGCGCCTTTTACCAGTTTAGTTCCTTTAGTTCTGTCGCCACCTAAGCCAAGGCCAACACTTACGCTGTCTGCTTTAGGAGCAAATATGCGGAAACGGGCGCGACCCTCAGAGTTAACCATTGGGTAATCCTGAAGCGGTTGGTTGAATGACGAAGGTTTAAAATCCTCCTTTATTGCCTGGGCATTTGCAAAGCCACCTATTAAGGTAGCAGCCAAAGCAATAGCTAATGATTTAGATTTCATTGTTTTGATTGATTAAGTTTTTTAATATATCGGTTTTTTGATAGTTTGTACTACATCGATGTAGCCGTGCACACAAACTTATGTAATTTTAAATGTAATTTTAACAGTGATTGTCAAATTTGAACCTAAGCATTGACACATTTTTGTTACAATTAATTGCTGATTTAGAACATATTGTATAAAGTACACTTGTTAAAATGACTTAATAATCATGTTATTATTAGTTATTAAGTCTGAAGCATTCGGTATTCAAAAATGAGGACAAAAAAATGTGCAGACAGTTCCTCACCATCTGCACATTTACTCATCTGCATATCAGCAAATAAAAAAATCACGTTCCGTATTCAGGCGTCGTTACTTCGCTTTCTTCAAATTCATATTCAGTAAGCGGAGGACAAGAGCAGATCAGCGTACGATCGCCGTAAGTGTCATTCACGCGCCCAACTGACGGCCAGAATTTATGAGTAGCCACATACGGCAGCGGGAAGGCAGCTGTTTTACGATTGTAGGTATGTTCCCACTCATCAGCAGAAATTGCTGTCATGGTGTGTGGCGCATTCTTTAACGGGTTGTCTGTTTTATCAGATGTGCCTTGCTCAACAGAAGCGATCTCCTTACGGATAGCGATCATGGCATCGCAAAAACGATCCAGCTCATGCTTAGGTTCTGATTCGGTTGGCTCAACCATTACTGTACCCGCAACCGGGAACGACACAGTTGGCGCGTGGAAACCATAGTCCATTAAGCGTTTGGCAATATCAACCACCTCAATGCCTGCTGCTTTGAATGAGCGGCAATCCAGTATCATTTCGTGCGCGCAGCGGCCATGGCTGCCGGTATATAGCACCGGGTAGTGGTTCTCTAAACGCGATTTGATATAGTTAGCATTCAATATGGCATAACGGGTGGCGTTGGTTAAACCATCTGGTCCCATCATGGCTATATAAGCATGCGATATAATTAATATAGAAGCCGAACCCCATGGCGCTGCTGATACCGCGTGAATTGCTTTACCATTATCAATATCTACTACAGCATGGCCCGGCAGATAAGGCACCAGGTGTTTAGCCACACCAATAGGACCCATACCCGGACCACCACCGCCGTGTGGTATACAGAAGGTTTTATGTAAATTAAGGTGGCAAACGTCGGCACCAATAGTTGCAGGACTGGTCAAGCCTACCTGCGCGTTCATGTTAGCACCATCCATATAAACCTGGCCACCGTATTGGTGTATAACCTCGCAGATCTCAATAATTGACTCTTCAAACACGCCATGTGTTGATGGATAAGTAACCATCAAACATGAAAGTTCATCTTTGTATTGTTCGGCACGGGCTTTCAGGTCGGCTACATCAATGTTTCCGTTCTCATCGCATTTCACCACTACTATTTTCATGCCTGCCATAGCTGCCGATGCAGGATTGGTACCATGCGCAGATGATGGGATCAAAACAATGTTGCGGTGATGATCGCCACGGTCATGATGGTAAGCGCGAATAACCATCAAGCCTGCGTATTCCCCTTGTGCGCCTGCGTTAGGTTGCAAACTCATGGCAGCAAAGCCGGTAATTTCGCTTAACCAACGGTTCAGTTCATCAAAAAGCTGCATGTAGCCGCCGGTTTGGTCAACCGGTGCAAACGGATGCATGCGGCTAAACTCGGCCCATGTAACGGGCACCATTTCGGTAGTGGCATTTAGCTTCATGGTACATGAGCCTAAAGCTATCATGGAGTGGCAAAGCGAAAGATCTTTTGTCTCCAATGATTTTATGTAGCGCAGCATCTCGTGCTCTGAGTGGTGCGTGTTAAATACCGGGTGAGTAAGATAAGCCGATGTTCTTTGCAGGTCTGCAGGTATAACCGTTTCAACCTCAGTTTCAACAGTTGTGTCGTTAAGGGTTTTGCCTTTTACTTTGGCAAATATTTTTACCAGTGTTTTTATATCCTCGGGTTGCGTGGTCTCATCAACAGAAATGGTGATGACGCTTCCATGGTAGTTAAGGTTCAACTCATTATTCAAAGCTTCTGCATGGATTGAACCGGCTAAATTGCCAACTTCAACAGCAATGGTATCGAAATAGCTTTGGTTAAGTAGCGTATAATCCAGCTTGCTTAAGGCGTCGCTTAA encodes the following:
- the gcvP gene encoding aminomethyl-transferring glycine dehydrogenase, whose protein sequence is MTLNTTYEEKFEQRHIAPDAAETQEMLKVVGAASVDELIAQTVPEKIRLKAPLNLPKAKSEFAYLRDLKQTASKNKVFKSYIGQGYYDVIVPGVIQRNILENPGWYTQYTPYQAEIAQGRLQALLNFQTMVLDLTGMEIANASLLDEGTAAAEAMFMQYSLRKNQSAKTFFVSKELFPQTIDILKTRAEPYGIELQIGDHETAELTDNMFGAIVQYPAGNGAIYNYADFAAKGHEKGIKLTVVADIMSLILLTPPGEWGADIVVGSTQRFGVPMGFGGPHAAFFATKEEYKRSMPGRIIGVTIDSAGDYALRMALQTREQHIRRDKATSNICTAQALLAIMAGMYAVYHGPQGLKLIAERVHGLAVSLSDALSKLDYTLLNQSYFDTIAVEVGNLAGSIHAEALNNELNLNYHGSVITISVDETTQPEDIKTLVKIFAKVKGKTLNDTTVETEVETVIPADLQRTSAYLTHPVFNTHHSEHEMLRYIKSLETKDLSLCHSMIALGSCTMKLNATTEMVPVTWAEFSRMHPFAPVDQTGGYMQLFDELNRWLSEITGFAAMSLQPNAGAQGEYAGLMVIRAYHHDRGDHHRNIVLIPSSAHGTNPASAAMAGMKIVVVKCDENGNIDVADLKARAEQYKDELSCLMVTYPSTHGVFEESIIEICEVIHQYGGQVYMDGANMNAQVGLTSPATIGADVCHLNLHKTFCIPHGGGGPGMGPIGVAKHLVPYLPGHAVVDIDNGKAIHAVSAAPWGSASILIISHAYIAMMGPDGLTNATRYAILNANYIKSRLENHYPVLYTGSHGRCAHEMILDCRSFKAAGIEVVDIAKRLMDYGFHAPTVSFPVAGTVMVEPTESEPKHELDRFCDAMIAIRKEIASVEQGTSDKTDNPLKNAPHTMTAISADEWEHTYNRKTAAFPLPYVATHKFWPSVGRVNDTYGDRTLICSCPPLTEYEFEESEVTTPEYGT
- a CDS encoding NAD-dependent epimerase/dehydratase family protein, whose translation is MSEKILVIGANGQIGTELVLNLRGKYGAEAVIASDIHPSKHPLITEEHFELVNVLDKVLLENIFEKYQPTQVYLLAAILSATGEKHPQMAWDLNMNGLLNVLDLAVKYKTQKVFWPSSIAVFGPNSPRDNTPQYCTMDPNTVYGFSKLAGERWCEYYFIKHGLDVRSLRYPGLIGWKSDPGGGTTDYAVNIFHEALANNKYESFLSAGTALPMMYMDDAIRATLELMDAPADKITIRSSYNLAGISFTPEQLAAEIKKHLPDFEISYAEHDPRQAIADSWPRSIDDTQAAQEWNWKINYDLAAMTADMLENLKG
- a CDS encoding alpha/beta hydrolase-fold protein gives rise to the protein MKSKSLAIALAATLIGGFANAQAIKEDFKPSSFNQPLQDYPMVNSEGRARFRIFAPKADSVSVGLGLGGDRTKGTKLVKGADGYFTGTSSVLDEGFHYYNVKIDGATFNDPGTGFFYGSQRWESGIEIPAKDQDFYALKNVPHGTLTTVTFPSKSSTFGARQAVVYLPPGYEKGSTKYPVLYLQHGWGENETSWGIQGKAGIIMDNMIAEGRVKPFIVVMAYGMTNTGGAPGGARRPAGPPPGGAPAAGAAAPAAAPRPAGNPMTMAGTVANGLTKGEVTGAGAFQEVLLDELIPYVDAHYRTIAKRDGRAMAGLSMGGMETKFITMARPDVFAYWGLLSGGNYTPADLQGKEKPKHIFISYGSKEEAGAKGLPKVEADLKAAGYAATTYVSPETAHEFQTWRRSLYQMGPLLFK
- a CDS encoding glycoside hydrolase family 43 protein is translated as MKLKIIAALCGVFALCASAQTFAQAPAQATPAPTGIEIVKKLTKPKAKFNEKDLSGYLLVYFKDQTHSAYLAASADGYTFTDLNGGQPIFIGSQLAEQKGVRDPHIARGPDGAFYLAMTDLHIAGKRAGFRDTEWERPQEKYGWGNNRALVLMKSYDLIHWTHSDFRTDLAFPELGDIDCSWAPETIYDADKKKMMVYFTIRYNNKNAGIYWAYANDDFTKLEGVPQRVTEIGGIDADITKVGNKYQMFYVGDAKIWHSVSDKINSGFPAVREKRIDPEKVSTEAPNLFKRLGTDKYVLMYDVYGLRPSNMGFSETTDFVNFTDLGHFNEGVMKTTNFTSPKHGAVTYLTKAELKAIAEHWKVEIK
- a CDS encoding aspartate-semialdehyde dehydrogenase; amino-acid sequence: MKIAVVGATGLVGTKMLQVLEERNFPVTELIPVASEKSVGKEITFKGKQYKIVSAEDAIKQKPEIALFSAGGSTSLAQAPLFAEAGITVIDNSSAWRMDPTKKLVVPEVNANVLTPEDKIIANPNCSTIQMVVALKPLHDKYKIKRVVVSTYQSVTGTGVKAVDQLMNERNGVDGPMAYPYKIDLNVLPHIDVFTENGYTKEEMKMVKETNKIMGDDSIRVTATTVRIPVMGGHSESVNIEFENDFDLAQVREILSNAPGVVVTDDVANLKYPMPLDAHDKDEVFVGRIRRDESQPNTLNCWIVSDNLRKGAATNAVQIAEYLVAKNLVGQAVEA